The Neoarius graeffei isolate fNeoGra1 chromosome 1, fNeoGra1.pri, whole genome shotgun sequence region AACAGATCATATCCTTCCCTGGGGTAGACTTTCCAACTTTCTTTAATGCACTATTAAGTTCTTGTAAGTTGAAAGGTGTATTTAAAATTTCCCCATCTCCTGTCTCTTCAAGTAAAACATCCCTGTGCTTTCCTATTGTCATTTCTCTTCCTCTTTTCTCCTCATGAGTGAGGTTCTCTGAGCTATGCACCTTTACCAATGCCTTCGCTATGGCCTCAGCTTTATCTTTACTATCTGTAATAACTCTTTGATCATCAATCATGACTGGATACTCAAAATCCCTCCCATTGCCTCTCATTTTCTTAATCATGTTCCATACACTTTGAATTGGAGTTGTTCTTTCGATTGAATCACAAAACTTTTTCCAGTACTCCCTTTTTGTATTCTTGACTGTTTGCCTCACCACAGCTTGACACTGTTTGTATTTCATCAAGTTTCCAAAATTTAGAGTTTGCTTTTAAGTTCTAAATGCTTTATTACGGTCCCTGACAGCCCTACTACATTCCTCAGACCACCAAGGAACAATCCTTCCCTTTCTACCTGACTTTGACTTGGGAATGGTTAGTTCAGCAGCCGTAATTATGCTATTTGTAACAGAAAAGCACATGGAGTCAACACTGGCATTAGCTCCAATACCCATTAGACTGCTCTCACTGATGACTGAAAAGGTTTCCCAATCTGCTTCCATTAAAATCCATCTCCCCTTTTTTACCACCTGATCTCTTATTAGTTCTATCTCAAACTGAACCACAACAGGATAGTGATCACTGCCCAGTGTACTGTAATTTAATACGTCGAAATACAAGACCAGCAATGCAAGAAAGGTTGCAGTGGAGTAAGCAGTCAAGATTGGTTTGAGCGGGAGCTCAGGCTAAGTAAGTaaccccatgtttacattagaccgtatcagcggatcatcagattaacgtttttaaaacaattagtgtgcacacagcaacaccaatacacgatttgcgtgcacacagcaacaccaatacacggatacgctcagctccgcaggcatcctgcgctccaaatcactccgccctgaacagcgagtgccctctggagggtgcgcactccgaccctgcgcagctcacagagcgcgcgagtgaagcacactagcagtgttttcgggactgagccgctgtgtgtgtgatcccagcgcatatcacttaccacttgcaagtggaaggatggcaagcctaaagacaatcataactacacaatgggcagtatttgcatcagtatttgcagtattttcatacttttatactctttaatgaaaggtgatacaaggcggaagcccgcgccgtttttcagcagtcgcgtcacatgaccaacgccagcgaatcaggaaggtggatgccacagtgacgttgtccaatgacgatgccagctagagctcagcacagcgtatccgcgtatctcaatgtttacacagcaccggagctgacacgatctggattgaatacgtggaccctgaaggattcccgtttcccggcgtttccaggcagtttaatgtaaacggacagtgcatccgcgaagaaaatgagacagatacggtctaatgtaaacttggcctaagttttCTAATAAAGCTTTTGTTGGGAAGCATGTCAGTCAGGGAAAGCTGCACATACTGATGACTGGGCAGGCTGGAGGAGCATCAGCTGATTAGTGGATGTGTGTGACGCAGCTCTTTGACAAGGGCGGCGTTCTTTTTGATGTGAGTTTTCCTTACAGCAGAAAATCACTAACGTGGACCAAATGTGTCTCACTGATGGCCAAAAATTGACCTTGTCCTCTCCAACAGAAACCTACGGTATATTGCCACAAATTGTCTAATATATACCTGTAAAATTTTTCTCACTAAGCTTCAACGGCAAAAAAGTTACATACATACACTTTGCTTTTTCATGCCTGCTTTGACATTCTGTCTGTATCTTCTcattttcagagttttttttttttttttggacaccaACGCTGGTGCTTGGTGCACCACACTTCCTTCTCTGCTCCTTTTCATCTTTTAATTATACTTCATGTGCTAAACTTTGGAAAAAAGAATATTCGATTCATAGTGATACGTAtttgtagtgtccgtaggccctTCATACTCTAACAATAAATGAATGTGAAAAGACATTGCTTTTTATTTAAGGATGCTTTCATGTTCTAATTAACTAACAATATTCAGGTCGACAATGTTTAAAAGCAATACTATCCCAATACTTTGTACAGTACTAGCAAGATCAGAATTCTCGGCCTGTGGTGTTTTGAACTGTAACTAAATCTTccaaatatcatgaaaaaagttCCTTGTGTATTTGTTTCTGTGTCACATACAGAGAAAATGAACGATTTTTCCTGATTACTTCAATAAATTGCCTATAGCTTTTTATGTAATTGATGCTTTGTATGAGATGACAcggggcctacggacactacaggCGGCCTACAGACACTACAAGTGAGTTAACTGTCCTGCATTTTGTAATTCAGCAAGACATTCCAAGTACCATATAGACAAATTGTGTTGTTACTAAAGACCCTTCATAGTTATTGTACTGAGCTCATTGTGTCTCTCAGCATTGTGTACACAGGGGGGCCTATGgagattttttgtcattttgacatACCATTTTGAATCATACCTCAGTAGTATTAGGAAGTTATGGTGTgaacatgtttgttttttttcccatctgGATAGGTTGTAGATGAGAAATTCATTATAAACTAAATATTAAATGCAAATTTGACATCATGAGCTTGATAAATTTGACAGAAAATATCTCAACAGTAAATCTGTCACACTGCAGACATTTCACGCGTGGTCCAAcaagatgtacactaccgttcaaaagtttggggtcacccagacaattttgtgttttccatgaaaagtcacacttttatttaccaccacaagttgtaaaatgaatagaaaatatagtcaagacatttttctggccattttgagcatttaatcgaccccacaaatgtgatgctccagaaactcaatctgctcaaaggaaggtcagttttatagcttctctaaagagctaaactgttttcagctgtgctaacatgattgtacaagggttttctaatcatccattagccttctgaggcaatgagcaaacacactgtaccattagaacactggagtgagagttgctggaaatgggcctctatacacctatggagatattgcaccaaaaaccagacatttacagctagaatagtcatttaccacattagcaatgtatagagtgtatttctgattagtttaaagtgatcttcattgaaaagaacagtgcttttctttcaaaaataaggacatttcaaagtgaccccaaacttttgaatggtagtgtatattttgcaacaaaatggTGTACTTCAGCCTAAAAGATGAAGAAATATGATACACTAGCCCAAACAGTGCATCCAAGAAGTTGAAATCATATTATATTACAATACAGAAGATGTACAACTTTCCTCAttgaaaaaatgagacaaaaaatgaatgaaattgaagcaATTTTGACACACATTCATTGCCATAAAATTTTTATTATTGCAGATATCAATGTGCGGTTTTCGACATCTGATAGTCCTTGCGTTACTTTATCTTAAAACACTCAAACACAACAGTTAttctgtttctcatctcatctcatctcatctcatcatctctagctgcttcatccttctacagggtcgcaggcaagccggagcccatcccagctgactacgggcgaaaggcggggtacaccctggacaagtcgccaggtcaccacagggctgacacatagacacagacaaccattcacactcacattcacacctacagtcaatttagagtcaccagttaacctaacctgcatgtctttggactgtgggggaaaccggagcacctggaggaaacccacgtggacacggggagaacatgcaaactccgcacagaaacctcgccggccacggggctcaaacccggaccttcttgctgtgaggcgacagcgctaaccactacaccaccatgccgcccatgaaggaagatatcatgaaaaaaaaataggtcccctatgggtccatgtggctcctgcttataaataaaacagttttctgatcccatgtccatacagtaaatacagcaatACATTTCCTCTGTGaatcagtagccacaaaaatgaagcgtaatccaaaaatgaacaatttaaaaatcacagaagtaaaatataccgtgtctgtactttatattattctactcttacctcttacagttttcaaaactgaaacctctgaaccgagaatgatatacacacgctgtcaccatgacccaaactcttatgagCTAGAGCTCAGtgtaacacactttccctctgtaataagcataaacatgtctgaaagcaatttctttagtctcgtccatttattctgaatggtgaaccgaattgtatacactcaccggacattttaataggaacacatgTATGCGCATGTACAGTACAGTGCGCGACTATTACActcacattcttacagcacgatggcgtagtggctagcgcctctatatgaggcagtagacacaacaaaaacaattttgacctttttggtgaccttgaccagatgaccctcaaaatgttggaggttctatttgagaccaatgtccatctatcctgaaagtttcatgaagattgatccagccattttcccatgatattgtgaacaaaaaaacaaaagaaacacGACCAAAAacgatacctcgccccctggaggaatccgtcccaggtgaggtaataaAAGCGATGATTAGATGTTATTAACAGGGCAGATGATCAGTGGTGCTGAATTTTTACCTCCATCATTGAGACTGGGACTGAGGTATGGATAAAGTTTCTCAGTGAAATTCTGACCAATGAAAGAGTAGATATGAGATTTTGCATAACATCATAGAAGGAGATCAGACCCTCCTCATAATCCACAAACACCCCGACCTTCTGAGGAGCCTGTTTCAAGGAGAGGGGGACAGAGGGAGAATCACAAGCCTCATTCAGTCCTGGGGGACTCCATCCCAGGTgaggtaattaattaattaatagatagatagatagatagatagatagatagatagatagatagatagatagatagacagacagacagacagacagatagatagatagatagatagatagatagatagatagatagatagatagatagatagatagatactttaatgATCCTTTGCAGGAAATTACAAGTTACAGCAGCATCAACCATACTCAGGATTCATTCATCAACCATACTTAgacaagaataaataaataataaaaataaaaaacagatcTAGCTACATAAAGTTCACAAACTTAAAGAAAtactaaaatttaaaaataacgaATTTAAAAATGAGTTATAATAAAAGCGATGATTAGATCTTATTAACAGGGCAGATGATCAGTGGTGCTGAATTTTTACCTCCATCACTGAGACAGGGACTGAGGTATGGATAAAGTTTCTCAGTGAAATTCTGACCAGTGAAAGAGTAGATGTGAGATTTTGCATCAACATCATAGAAGGAGATCAGACCCTCCTCATAATTCACAAACACCCCCACCTTCTGAGGAGCCTGTTTCAAGGAGAGGGAGACATGAGGACAGTCACAAGCTTTATATTCAGTCTCATTCCTCAGACACACACTCCAGTATCCATCTTTAGGGCTGACTCTAATCTTCCCTTTCCTGTTAATGGACTCTCTGGCCACTCCTAAATCCCACTCAGTCTTCCCTCTGACCTGCACCTCATAGTAAAATCTCCCTGAGGAGAATCCCTCCTTTCCCAGCACACAGACACAACGATCAAACCTCTCTGGGTTATCAGGGAGATCCTGTTCTGAGTCTCCATCTTTCACTTGTTTCCCATCATCAGACAGGATGAGTTCAGGATGAGCTGTATCAGGATCCAGAGTCACATCCACTGAGAGACAGAAACACAGTGAACATCAGTTTTATCATCGCACAGTGTGGAaccatgaagaaatatatatttaGTCATGTGATCAATAAGAGCTCACAAACCTGCATATTGTTGAATTCTCTTCAGGTCTGTTTGGAAAATAATTTTGGACAATATTTGTGAGTAAATGTTGATagatttaattaaatgttttgatttttataaattaaaacaaaatactGGAAATATGTGTAATGTGTCTGTGTAATAAACACTTACTAATCTCTGGAACCTTCTGCATTTCCTCACTGAGAGTTTCCTGAAGCTGAAACAGAGCTCTCCTCAGAGTCTCCTCACTCAGATGAGCGTTAATTGTGACGTCAGTCCAGTCCTGGGTGTGTGGAGGGCTGCACAGTGACGGGTAAATCTACAGTACAGCAGGAGAGAGGAGAAATCCCTCAGCATGGGGACTGCTGTCCTGTCATGTGCTGCATTGCTCTTGAGAAGCAGAGGGACTCTGACCTGTAGGAGGTGGAGGTGATCCTCAGTGTGTGAgatctgctccagctcagtgtttCTCCTCTTTAGCTCAGTGATTTCCTGCTCCAGCTCTTTAATGAACTCTTCAGCCTGCATCTCTGCTGCTTTCTGCTTCTCCTCCATCACCATAAGCAGCTCAGTCTGACTTCTCTCAATGCAGCGCATCAGAGCACTGAAGACCTTCACACTGTctgctttctccttctctgtgtTTTTCTAACAGGAGACAAATTGAGaaattgttttatttcatgtgattaGATCATTATTCTCTGAATGTGTTTTTATAAAGGAGCTATtgggtgctcccatcacccaatcaagcatccagccagagcaggtcatgatatattttttaccatattaacatgccattgttgtgtgttatgcctgatgtaaagactctcgtctctgcgagcctaccacacagatttaatacttgtcatttttagggcatagctaacaacatgtgttttctttctccctctccccccccccaatctgtccctctgagttacatgctggtcctgggattgagatgctggcctcttctgcccctcggacctgcttgatccatcatggtgccctgtgtctggtcggagttttatcacaccgctcctgtgaaggacagccccatgaggacagttgagggttatacctggaggatgctctggactcttacagtaatgcttttatggctgaggactacagttgtcttgctaactttaggactgcagttatcatgaacagttttgcactcaagtttccatcaatggagagttataacatcaacgaaactgtcctcatgttaaaactgctaattatagtcaggctgtctgttgttgcccaaatgaggttgggttcccttttgagtctggttcctctcgaggtttcttcctcatgtcgtctgagggagtttttccttgccatcgtcgccacaggcttgctcattggagatagattacggataaattagctcatgttttaagttgttcaaattctgtaaagctgctttgcgacaatgttcattgttaaaagcactgtacaaataaacttgacttgactattttgTAGGTGAGTTAAGAGACTCACTTTATTGAGTTCTACAGAGTGTCTGATTTCCTCAATCTTCTTCAATCGCTCCTGGATCATCTGCTGAACTTCCACTTGTGTCTTTCCCAATTCAGTCTGAGAGAAAGATACACACAatgcttcaactttttttttaaaggtttatatttcacacatgaatttcatttgcaaactttataCAATACATCAAAATTTTCAGTCCCTCACCTTCTTCTCTTCACTCTCCTCCTCTATAGGAACAGTGTTGTGAGTTCTGTGTTCTCCCTCAGTacagaactgacacacacacgtCTGGTCGTCTCTACAGAACAGCTCTAGGGGTCTCTCATGCTTCAGGCAGATgtagtcctccaggttctccacagGATCCATCAGTTTGTGCTTCTTTAATGAAGAAACTCTCTCATGAGGTTCCAGGTGAGTCTTGCAGTAAGAGGCCATACAGATCAGGCAGGACTTCACGGCTGCACATTTCTTTTCACAGCAGACGTCACAGAGCACCACAGATTGTGTGGGTTTTTCTGCAGCGCTGCTGGATTTCACCTTAACTGCCTTCTTAAATGGAGCAGCAAGTTCAGAGATGAATGTATTCACACATAACTCCGGTCTTTTGGCAAAATTAGTCTGACACACTGGACACTGACAGTGTGAACTGCTGTCCCAGAACTCTTTGAGACAGATCATACAGAAGTTGTGTCCACATGGAGTCGAGACTGGATCAGTGAACACATCCAGACAGATGGAGCA contains the following coding sequences:
- the LOC132889595 gene encoding E3 ubiquitin-protein ligase TRIM39-like isoform X2, with the protein product MASSSSVLSEDQLQCSICLDVFTDPVSTPCGHNFCMICLKEFWDSSSHCQCPVCQTNFAKRPELCVNTFISELAAPFKKAVKVKSSSAAEKPTQSVVLCDVCCEKKCAAVKSCLICMASYCKTHLEPHERVSSLKKHKLMDPVENLEDYICLKHERPLELFCRDDQTCVCQFCTEGEHRTHNTVPIEEESEEKKTELGKTQVEVQQMIQERLKKIEEIRHSVELNKKNTEKEKADSVKVFSALMRCIERSQTELLMVMEEKQKAAEMQAEEFIKELEQEITELKRRNTELEQISHTEDHLHLLQIYPSLCSPPHTQDWTDVTINAHLSEETLRRALFQLQETLSEEMQKVPEINLKRIQQYAVDVTLDPDTAHPELILSDDGKQVKDGDSEQDLPDNPERFDRCVCVLGKEGFSSGRFYYEVQVRGKTEWDLGVARESINRKGKIRVSPKDGYWSVCLRNETEYKACDCPHVSLSLKQAPQKVGVFVNYEEGLISFYDVDAKSHIYSFTGQNFTEKLYPYLSPCLSDGGKNSAPLIICPVNKI
- the LOC132889595 gene encoding E3 ubiquitin-protein ligase TRIM39-like isoform X1, whose product is MASSSSVLSEDQLQCSICLDVFTDPVSTPCGHNFCMICLKEFWDSSSHCQCPVCQTNFAKRPELCVNTFISELAAPFKKAVKVKSSSAAEKPTQSVVLCDVCCEKKCAAVKSCLICMASYCKTHLEPHERVSSLKKHKLMDPVENLEDYICLKHERPLELFCRDDQTCVCQFCTEGEHRTHNTVPIEEESEEKKTELGKTQVEVQQMIQERLKKIEEIRHSVELNKKNTEKEKADSVKVFSALMRCIERSQTELLMVMEEKQKAAEMQAEEFIKELEQEITELKRRNTELEQISHTEDHLHLLQIYPSLCSPPHTQDWTDVTINAHLSEETLRRALFQLQETLSEEMQKVLFQTDLKRIQQYAVDVTLDPDTAHPELILSDDGKQVKDGDSEQDLPDNPERFDRCVCVLGKEGFSSGRFYYEVQVRGKTEWDLGVARESINRKGKIRVSPKDGYWSVCLRNETEYKACDCPHVSLSLKQAPQKVGVFVNYEEGLISFYDVDAKSHIYSFTGQNFTEKLYPYLSPCLSDGGKNSAPLIICPVNKI